From the Euphorbia lathyris chromosome 6, ddEupLath1.1, whole genome shotgun sequence genome, one window contains:
- the LOC136233489 gene encoding elongation factor 1-beta 2-like: MAITFSDLHTESGIKSLDEFLAGKSYISGDQLTKDDIKVYAAVSAKPGDSFPNASKWYDCVTSSLATSFPGKAVGVRIGAKADAPAEAPAPAKEAAGDDDDDLDLFGDETEDDKKAAEEREAAKKPAKKKESGKSSVLLDVKPWDDETDMKKLEEAVRSIEMPGLLWGASKLVPVGYGIKKLQIMMTIVDDLVSVDDLVEERLTVEPCNEYIQSCDIVAFNKI; encoded by the exons ATGGCTATCACTTTTTCAGATCTCCACACTGAATCAGGCATCAAGTCTCTTGATGAGTTTCTGGCTGGAAAATCTTATATTTCCGG GGATCAACTTACAAAGGATGACATAAAGGTGTACGCTGCCGTTTCAGCCAAGCCAGGAGATTCCTTCCCCAATGCTAGCAAGTGGTACGACTGTGTTACTTCAAGCCTCGCCACAAG CTTCCCTGGGAAAGCTGTTGGAGTTAGAATTGGTGCCAAAGCTGATGCTCCAGCTGAAGCTCCTGCCCCTGCCAAGGAG GCTGCtggagatgatgatgatgacttggatctctttggtgaTGAGACGGAGGATGATAAGAAGGCAGCAGAGGAGAGAGAGGCAGCCAAGAAGCCTGCAAAGAAGAAAGAGA GTGGGAAATCTTCTGTTCTATTGGATGTAAAACCTTGGGATGATGAgactgacatgaagaagttggAGGAGGCAGTTCGGAGTATCGAGATGCCTGGTCTCCTCTGGGGAGCAT CAAAACTGGTTCCAGTTGGTTATGGCATAAAGAAATTGCAGATTATGATGACCATTGTTGATGACCTTGTTTCTGTTGATGACCTTGTTGAGGAACGTCTGACCGTCGAGCCTTGTAACGAATACATTCAGAGCTGTGACATCGTTGCCTTCAACAAAATATAA